A genomic stretch from Deinococcus aquiradiocola includes:
- a CDS encoding TetR/AcrR family transcriptional regulator, with protein sequence MPPRPPATESRERIYHAAARLFSETGYRATSMRDIAAALGMKAGSLYAHISGKEDLLWEIIVRIADEFDEALTPALAPAAPAEDRLRAALEAYVNVIARNIEMSTVLFSEWRHLPPERQTMIRTRRDAVEAVFREILRQGTESGEFSAGTQVNLTAVLALSGANWLPNWYRQDGPLSPQDVADTFVALLLHGILPRTPAPGPR encoded by the coding sequence ATGCCGCCCCGCCCACCCGCCACCGAGTCCCGCGAACGCATCTACCACGCCGCCGCACGCCTCTTCTCCGAGACCGGGTACCGTGCCACGTCCATGCGCGACATCGCGGCCGCGCTCGGCATGAAGGCCGGCAGCCTGTACGCGCACATCAGCGGCAAGGAAGACCTGCTGTGGGAAATCATCGTCCGCATCGCGGACGAGTTCGACGAGGCCCTCACCCCCGCCCTCGCGCCCGCCGCGCCCGCCGAGGACCGCCTGCGCGCCGCGCTGGAAGCGTACGTGAACGTCATCGCCCGCAACATCGAGATGTCCACCGTGCTGTTCAGCGAGTGGCGGCACCTGCCGCCCGAACGGCAGACCATGATCCGCACGCGCCGGGACGCCGTCGAAGCGGTATTCCGTGAGATCCTCCGGCAGGGCACCGAGAGCGGCGAGTTCAGCGCGGGCACGCAGGTGAACCTGACGGCCGTGCTCGCCCTGTCCGGCGCGAACTGGCTCCCGAACTGGTACCGGCAGGACGGCCCGCTCAGCCCTCAGGACGTCGCGGACACGTTCGTGGCCCTGCTGCTGCACGGCATCCTCCCCAGGACGCCCGCCCCCGGTCCCCGCTGA
- the paaA gene encoding 1,2-phenylacetyl-CoA epoxidase subunit PaaA: MTDPSRPTLQSGETPEQHAHFEARIARGEKIEAGDWMPAEYRRQLIRMISQHAHSEVVGMLPEGEWITRAPSLKRKTILMAKVQDEAGHGQYLYHAAETLGATREDMLAALLGGRAKYSSIFNYPTRTWADVGMIGWLVDGAAIKNQTMLAGCSYGPYSRAMVRICSEETFHHKQGKEMIVTYAQGTAQQRHMAQDAVNRWWWPAMMMLGPHDSDSPNSGALTRWGIKLKSNDEVRQEFINEHVPELLEAGLTIPDPDLHQDAHGNWRHGPIDWTEFWAVIRGEEGLNRERLAARQHAHDDGAWVRDALQAYADRQRTVAAD; this comes from the coding sequence ATGACCGACCCGTCCCGGCCAACCCTGCAGAGCGGCGAAACGCCCGAACAGCACGCGCACTTCGAAGCCCGTATCGCGCGCGGCGAGAAGATCGAGGCGGGCGACTGGATGCCCGCCGAGTACCGCCGCCAGCTCATCCGCATGATCAGCCAGCACGCCCACAGCGAGGTCGTCGGCATGCTCCCCGAAGGCGAATGGATCACCCGCGCCCCCAGCCTGAAACGCAAGACCATCCTGATGGCCAAGGTGCAGGACGAGGCCGGGCACGGCCAATACCTGTACCACGCCGCCGAGACGCTCGGCGCCACCCGCGAGGACATGCTCGCCGCGCTCCTCGGTGGCCGGGCCAAGTACAGCAGCATCTTCAACTACCCCACCCGCACCTGGGCGGACGTCGGCATGATCGGCTGGCTCGTGGACGGCGCCGCCATCAAGAACCAGACCATGCTCGCCGGATGCAGCTACGGCCCGTACAGCCGCGCCATGGTCCGCATCTGCAGCGAGGAGACCTTCCACCACAAACAGGGGAAGGAAATGATCGTCACCTACGCGCAGGGCACCGCCCAGCAGCGGCATATGGCGCAGGACGCCGTGAACCGCTGGTGGTGGCCCGCCATGATGATGCTCGGCCCGCACGACAGCGACAGCCCCAACAGCGGCGCGCTCACGAGGTGGGGCATCAAACTCAAGAGCAACGACGAGGTCCGCCAGGAATTCATCAACGAACACGTCCCCGAGCTCCTCGAAGCGGGCCTCACCATCCCGGACCCGGACCTCCACCAGGACGCGCACGGCAACTGGCGTCACGGCCCGATCGACTGGACCGAATTCTGGGCCGTCATCCGCGGCGAAGAGGGCCTGAACAGGGAACGCCTCGCCGCCCGCCAGCACGCCCACGACGACGGCGCCTGGGTCCGCGACGCCCTGCAGGCCTACGCGGACCGCCAGCGCACCGTGGCCGCCGACTGA